A single Chloracidobacterium sp. DNA region contains:
- a CDS encoding AAA family ATPase: MATQIAECLARDKRIPPFDDRQTPALEPKKVLYIDFELDRAQFRQRYAVIGEDGVTLEDKYEMSPNFLRGEDYWDGNMIEGYYSFTDMLLQDFDNRIADHDVQILIIDNLSFLTPGTIANATVAFKLMHQLQKLKKSREISILIVAHTPKSLRHGPLTEQDLQGSGDLVKVADSIFAIGRSRLSPDLRYLKQIKCRSGRIEYGEDNVAVYRLAKFDLAAQLGTKVADATSSENFLGFDFLASESEEGHFALRRRYSTGSTVKRTKRSGRIGRAKRLASEGRSLSEIALLLGIGKSTAKRYVNDA; this comes from the coding sequence TTGGCGACGCAGATCGCCGAGTGTCTCGCACGGGACAAGCGGATCCCGCCATTCGACGATCGCCAGACACCTGCACTGGAACCGAAAAAGGTTCTCTATATCGATTTCGAACTCGACCGGGCTCAATTCCGACAGCGCTATGCCGTCATCGGCGAGGACGGCGTCACGCTTGAAGACAAATATGAGATGTCACCCAACTTTTTGCGCGGTGAGGATTACTGGGACGGCAATATGATCGAGGGATATTACAGTTTTACAGATATGCTCCTGCAGGATTTTGATAATCGGATCGCGGACCACGATGTCCAGATCTTGATCATCGACAACCTATCCTTTCTGACACCCGGCACCATCGCCAATGCGACCGTAGCCTTTAAGTTGATGCATCAACTGCAGAAACTCAAGAAATCACGCGAAATATCGATCCTGATCGTCGCTCACACGCCCAAGTCACTACGGCACGGCCCTTTGACAGAGCAAGATCTGCAGGGTTCAGGCGACCTCGTAAAGGTCGCCGACTCGATCTTTGCGATCGGACGTTCCCGCCTATCGCCGGATCTAAGGTATCTCAAACAGATCAAGTGCCGTTCGGGCCGCATCGAGTATGGCGAAGACAACGTCGCGGTCTATCGCTTAGCCAAATTCGATCTCGCCGCTCAGTTGGGCACCAAAGTGGCCGACGCTACGAGTTCAGAAAATTTTCTCGGTTTCGATTTTCTGGCATCTGAATCTGAAGAGGGACATTTCGCTTTGCGGCGGCGATATTCCACCGGATCGACCGTGAAGCGTACAAAGCGTAGTGGCCGGATCGGCCGAGCCAAGCGGTTGGCATCGGAAGGCCGCAGTTTGTCGGAGATCGCTTTGTTGCTCGGCATCGGCAAATCGACCGCAAAGCGATATGTAAATGATGCCTGA